A portion of the Streptomyces sp. NBC_01335 genome contains these proteins:
- a CDS encoding UDP-N-acetylmuramate dehydrogenase has protein sequence MQVLHDAPLAPLTTFRLGGPATRLVTATTDAEVIAAVREADDAGTPLLIVGGGSNLVIGDKGFDGTALRIATTGFELTGTRLELAAGEVWTDAVARTVEAGLAGIECLAGIPGSAGATPIQNVGAYGQEVAATISEVVAYDRRSGETVTLSNAACGFSYRHSTFKHHPGRYVVLRVRFELEDAGGLSAPVKYAEMARTLGVGPGDRVPAAAARETVLALRAGKGMVLDPEDHDTWSAGSFFTNPELDERQYAELLARAAERLGPDTAPPAYPAGDGRTKTSAAWLIDKAGFTKGYGTGPARISTKHTLALTNRGEATTEDLLALAREVVAGVREAFGVTLVNEPVTVGVSL, from the coding sequence GTGCAGGTACTCCACGACGCCCCCCTCGCCCCCCTGACCACCTTCCGGCTCGGCGGCCCGGCCACCCGGCTCGTCACCGCGACGACCGACGCCGAGGTGATCGCTGCCGTCCGCGAGGCCGACGACGCGGGCACCCCGCTGCTGATCGTCGGCGGCGGCTCCAACCTGGTCATCGGCGACAAGGGCTTCGACGGCACCGCCCTGCGCATCGCCACCACCGGCTTCGAGCTCACCGGCACCCGCCTCGAACTCGCGGCCGGCGAGGTCTGGACCGACGCCGTCGCCCGTACCGTCGAAGCCGGGCTCGCGGGCATCGAGTGCCTCGCCGGAATCCCCGGCTCCGCCGGTGCCACGCCGATCCAGAACGTGGGGGCGTACGGCCAGGAGGTCGCCGCCACCATCAGCGAGGTCGTCGCCTACGACCGGCGCTCGGGGGAGACGGTCACCCTCTCCAACGCCGCGTGCGGTTTCTCCTACCGGCACAGCACCTTCAAGCACCACCCCGGCCGGTACGTCGTCCTGCGCGTCCGCTTCGAGCTGGAGGACGCGGGAGGACTGTCGGCGCCCGTCAAGTACGCGGAGATGGCCCGCACCCTCGGCGTCGGGCCCGGCGACCGGGTCCCGGCCGCCGCCGCCCGGGAGACCGTCCTCGCGCTGCGCGCGGGCAAGGGCATGGTGCTGGACCCCGAGGACCACGACACCTGGTCCGCCGGCTCCTTCTTCACCAACCCGGAGCTCGACGAGCGGCAGTACGCGGAGCTCCTCGCCCGCGCCGCCGAACGCCTGGGCCCCGACACCGCCCCGCCCGCCTACCCGGCGGGGGACGGGCGGACCAAGACCTCGGCCGCCTGGCTGATCGACAAGGCCGGTTTCACCAAGGGGTACGGCACCGGCCCCGCCCGCATCTCCACCAAGCACACCCTCGCCCTCACCAACCGGGGCGAGGCCACCACCGAGGACCTGCTCGCCCTCGCCCGCGAGGTCGTGGCCGGGGTCCGCGAGGCGTTCGGCGTGACCCTCGTCAACGAACCGGTGACGGTCGGCGTCAGCCTCTGA
- a CDS encoding DHA2 family efflux MFS transporter permease subunit: protein MHQPTPTALRGGAVWALVVTSVASFMAALDNLVVTTALPSIRVSLGGGLKELEWTVNAYTLTFAVLLMMGAALGDRFGRRRLFLIGLSVFTGASAAAALSPGIGELIAFRAVQGVGAAIMMPLTLTLLTAAVPAARRGAVLGIYSAVTGLAVASGPLIGGSITEHISWQWIFWLNVPVGLVLLPLARLRLTESYAPDARLDVPGTLLVSSGLFGIVYALVSANSDGWTSAPVLTGLIAGSALLAGFVVHGFRAKRPMLPMRLFRSRAFFGINIASLLMFLGMFGSIFLLSQFLQSALGYSPTEAGLRMLPWTGMPILVAPVAGYLSDRFGGRPIVVTGLALQAVGLALFARVLSPDVAYTAQLPGLIIGGVGMAMYFAPASGLVMSSVRPGEQGIASGANNALREVGGALGVAVLASVFSARGGFGSPQQFTDGTVPAVWIGAGVVALAALVALLVPGRRTGAPVPEAESATPAVRVPA, encoded by the coding sequence CCACACCCACAGCCCTGCGCGGCGGAGCCGTCTGGGCTCTCGTCGTCACCAGCGTCGCCAGCTTCATGGCGGCGCTCGACAACCTCGTCGTGACCACGGCCCTGCCGTCCATCCGCGTGAGCCTCGGCGGCGGGCTGAAGGAGCTCGAATGGACGGTGAACGCCTACACGCTCACCTTCGCCGTCCTCCTGATGATGGGCGCGGCCCTGGGCGACCGGTTCGGCCGCCGCCGGCTCTTCCTCATCGGACTCTCCGTCTTCACCGGCGCCTCCGCCGCGGCGGCCCTCTCGCCCGGCATCGGCGAACTCATCGCCTTCCGGGCGGTCCAGGGCGTCGGCGCCGCGATCATGATGCCGCTCACCCTCACGCTGCTCACGGCCGCCGTCCCGGCCGCGCGCCGGGGCGCGGTGCTCGGCATCTACAGCGCGGTCACCGGCCTCGCCGTGGCGAGCGGCCCGCTGATCGGCGGCAGCATCACCGAGCACATCTCCTGGCAGTGGATCTTCTGGCTCAACGTGCCCGTGGGCCTCGTCCTGCTGCCGCTGGCCCGGCTGCGGCTGACGGAGTCGTACGCCCCCGACGCCCGGCTCGACGTCCCGGGCACCCTGCTGGTCAGCTCCGGCCTCTTCGGGATCGTGTACGCCCTCGTCAGCGCCAACTCCGATGGCTGGACCAGCGCGCCCGTCCTCACCGGTCTGATCGCCGGAAGCGCGCTCCTGGCCGGCTTCGTCGTCCACGGCTTCCGGGCGAAGCGCCCGATGCTCCCCATGCGGCTCTTCCGCAGCCGGGCCTTCTTCGGCATCAACATCGCGAGCCTGCTGATGTTCCTCGGGATGTTCGGCTCGATCTTCCTGCTCAGCCAGTTCCTGCAGAGCGCCCTCGGCTACTCGCCCACCGAGGCCGGACTCCGGATGCTGCCCTGGACCGGTATGCCGATCCTGGTCGCGCCGGTCGCCGGCTACCTCAGCGACCGGTTCGGCGGCCGCCCCATCGTCGTCACCGGCCTCGCGCTCCAGGCGGTGGGCCTCGCGCTCTTCGCCCGGGTGCTCAGCCCCGACGTCGCCTACACCGCCCAGCTGCCCGGCCTGATCATCGGTGGCGTCGGCATGGCGATGTACTTCGCCCCCGCCTCCGGACTCGTCATGTCGAGCGTCCGGCCCGGCGAGCAGGGCATCGCCTCCGGCGCCAACAACGCGCTGCGCGAGGTCGGCGGCGCCCTCGGGGTCGCCGTGCTGGCCTCCGTCTTCTCCGCGCGGGGCGGCTTCGGCTCCCCGCAGCAGTTCACCGACGGGACCGTGCCCGCGGTCTGGATCGGGGCCGGCGTGGTGGCGCTCGCCGCGCTGGTCGCCCTGCTGGTGCCGGGCCGCCGCACCGGCGCGCCGGTGCCGGAGGCCGAGTCCGCCACCCCGGCCGTCCGCGTCCCGGCCTGA